TATTTCATTAAATACATCAAATCTTAAATTAATATCAAAGTTACACAATTTTTTAAAGATATTACAGCTTAGCATTATTTGTTTCCATCAGATTTATAAAGTAGTTTACTTTTTGACCATTTGTTAGATAAAAGTATTAAGAATAAATTAATTATACATATTATCAGAACATACACACTCGCACCTTTAATATCTCCGTTTTCGGTTGCAAAAAATATCTGAATAGGTATTGTATTAGTCTTGCCAGGAATATCACCTGCCACCATGATTGTAGCTCCGAATTCACCAAGTGCTCTTGCAAAAGCCAGAATAAAGCCTGACACTAACCCAGGTAAAGAAAGAGGCAAAGTAATAGTAAAAAAAATTTTCCAATTGCCCGCACCAAGGGTTTTTGCAGCATCTTTAAGATTTTCATCTACACCTTCAAAGGCAGATCTTGCACTTTTATACATTAAAGGGAATGCTACCAAAAAAGATGCAATAGAAGCAGCATAAATAGTAAAAATAATAGAGGTATTAAAAAATCTTTCTAAAAATATCCCAATAGGTCCATACTTACCTAATAAAACCAGTAGTATAAAACCTACTACAACAGGGGGAACCACTAAGGGTAAAATCAAAAAACCTTCTATTACATCTTTGCCATAAAAATCTACTTCTGACATAAATTTTGCCACCAAAATACCAAAAACAATCAAAAAAAATGATGCCATCCCTGCAGCCTCTAATGATAATACTATAGGCACGTAATCCATAATGCCTCACCAAAAGCTATTTTTGATGAAAAGGTAAGAAGCCGTATTCTTCAAATATTTCTTGTGCTTGTTTACTTAAAAGAAAGTTCATAAATTCCTTTGTTTCAGTCGGATATTTCGTTGAATTAATAACGCCAGCATAGTACAAAATAGGTTTGTGAATGGAATCTGGTACTGTATAGGCTATCATTACTCCCTTTGAAGTGGCAGCATCAGTTCTATAAACAAATCCAGCATCTACATTCCCTGTATTTACGTATTCTAAAACTTGAACAACATCCTTGCCATAAACAAATTTAGGCTTTAAATCATTAAAAATTCCTACTTTTTCAAGGCTTTCCTTTGCATAAACTCCTGCAGGAACACTAGGAATTGCTCCAATTGCTATTCTTTTTACATCTGGTTTTTTAAGATCTTCTAAACTTTTTATATTTAGTGGATTGCCTTTTGGTACAATAAGTACCAAAACATTTTTTGCAAAAACAACTGAATTAGATGGATCAATAAAACTTTCTGATTCCAGAGTCTGTAAATCTTGTTCTGAAACAGGCAAAAAAAGGTCCACCTTCGCACCTTGTTCAATTTGTTGTCTTAAAACACCAGAAGCACCGTAATTAACGCTAATTTTAATATTTGGATGTCCTTCTTCAAAACTATTGATAATTTTATTTAAAGAATTAGTAAGACTTGCAGCAGCAGAAATAGTAAGATTAATCTTTTTACTTTCACTAGAAGAACAACCGGATATAAATAGAAGCACTAAAACAAGAAAAAGAAAGCCAAATAAAGCAAGAAAAAACCTTTTCACGTTTTCCTCCTTTTCAAAAAATGTGAAGGCATGCTCGTTTCCAAACATACCCCGTGAGTTTAAAACTCAGGCTATCTGCCATGACAGAACGTTTTAGGCAAAATAGCTCGGAGACCCCTGGCGCGCCCGAAGGGATTTGAACCCCTGACCTTCGGATTCGAAGTCCGTCGCTCTATCCAACTGAGCTACGGGCGCAAAAAATGGGGTGGATGAGGGGACTCGAACCCCCAACAACTGCAGCCACAGTGCAGTGCTCTGCCTTTGAGCTACATCCACCACTTGGTTTTATTATATTTTAGAAACTCTATAACTGTCAAATCAAAATTTGACCAGCAAAAACTTTCTTGTCCCGAACCCTTCTGGCAAGGTATAATTAAATACTTCGTAATTAAATTTTTCTAAAATAGAGTTATCAAAAGTTTTCCCTATCCATAATCCGACAGTAAGATTATGTTGTTTTTTTAAAGTTAAAAACATTTTTTTCAAAGGAAAGGTTGCTCTTGAAATTACTCTCTCAGGAATTTCTTTTAAATTTTCAAGTCTCTCTTGAAAAACAATAGCATTTTTTATATCAAGTTCTAAAATTACGCCTTCAAGAAAGATAACTCTTTTATATTTCGGCTCCAATAATATCCACAAACTTTCAGGAAAGCAAATTGACAAAATTAAACCAGGAATTCCTGCTCCCGTTCCAATATCGAGAAACTCTTTTGTACTGAAAAAATCAGGACATAATACAGTCGGAAATAAAGAATCATATACATGTTTAAAGAAAAATTCTTCAACAGAATTAAACGAAACTAAGGAGTGTCTTTTGTTGTATAAAAAAAGCTTTTCTGAATATAGCGAAATTTCATCTAAATATTTAGTAAAATTAGACAAATATTTTTTAAACAATAAATTAAATTTCTGACCATCGAAAAATATATCATCTTTTATCATTATTGACTGGTTCAATTACTATGTGTCTACTTCTACCTGAGCCAACGCTATAAACGGCAAGATCGCTACGTTTTGAAAGATAGACGTGAATTACTTTTCTTTCATGTGCTGGCAGTGGTAAAAATTCAACTTTTCTCTTATATTTAATACATTTTTTTACAAGCTTGTCAGAAAGCTCGTATAAAAATGAGGTTCTGTCTTTCCAATAATTATTGATATCAAGATTAATTTGATAGTTATTAAAATTAATTTTTGCTATCCTATTTAGCAAAAACTCTATAGACTTTAAAATTAACCCGTGTCTACCTATAAGACAACCTAAATTTTCACCTCTTACATCTACATAAAAGGTGTTCTCATTAAGATTAAAATCTATAGAAAAATTACTGCTTGGAATTTCTTTTACTAAAGATTTTATTACCTTAGAAATCAATTCATCAATGGTGGGAGTGTATCTTAAAATTATCTTCGCCTCTTTTGAGCCTATACCTAATAAACCCTTTTTCGGCTGTTCTAAAACTTCATAGTCATATTTAAAATCCTCATCAATACCAAGTAGTTCAAGACCTTTTTTAATAGCTTCTTCTTGACTTTTAGCACTAACAAGTATTTCTTTAACCATCATGCATGTTTTCTCATTACTATAAATGATTGTATGATACCAATTATATTAGAAACGTTCCAATAAATTAATATTCCTGCAGGAAATTGAATAGATATAAAGCCCAAAAAAAGCGGCATTATTAAAAGCATCTGCCTTTGCATCCTATCAGCGGTATTTGTAGTAATCTTTTGTTGAATATAAGTCGTTATCATAAGTAAAGCAGGCAAAATATAAAATGGGTCCTTTTCAGTTATATCATTAATCCATAAAAAGTTAACTGCCGAATGCGTTTGTTCGATAATACTTTTTAATTCAGGGCTGAGTAAAAAATAATAAAAAGCAATAAGGATAGGCAATTGAATAAGCATAGGCAAACATCCACCAAAAGGATTTATCTTGTTGTTTTTATAAAAAGCTACCATTTCCGTTTGAAGTCTTTGTGGATCAGATTTATACTTCTCTTGAAGTTCTTTAATTTTGGGTTGAAGTTTTTGCATTTTTTTCATCTGATCAAGAGATATATGATTAAGAGGCCACAACAAAGCTCTAATTAAAAGGGTAATAAGGATAATAACCAAACCAAAATCATGCAAAAAACTTAATAAAGAATAAAAAATAGGATGAAAAACGTTAGTGTCAAACCAGCTAAAAAAGGAATTCACTATTTCATTTCTCCTCTCGAACTAATAGTTTTTTCTGGAACCGGATCATAACCACCTCGATTAAAAGGATGACATCTTAATATTCTTTTTGTTGCTAAAAAACTGCCTTTTAAGGGCCCAAACCTTGAAATAGCAATAATTGCATACTCAGAACAAGTAGGATAAAATATACAGCTTCTTCCCTTTAGAGGGGAGATAAATTTTTGATAAAATCTTATTAAAAAAATTAAGAAGTAG
Above is a genomic segment from Thermodesulfobium narugense DSM 14796 containing:
- the jag gene encoding RNA-binding cell elongation regulator Jag/EloR, whose amino-acid sequence is MMVKEILVSAKSQEEAIKKGLELLGIDEDFKYDYEVLEQPKKGLLGIGSKEAKIILRYTPTIDELISKVIKSLVKEIPSSNFSIDFNLNENTFYVDVRGENLGCLIGRHGLILKSIEFLLNRIAKINFNNYQINLDINNYWKDRTSFLYELSDKLVKKCIKYKRKVEFLPLPAHERKVIHVYLSKRSDLAVYSVGSGRSRHIVIEPVNNDKR
- a CDS encoding YidC/Oxa1 family membrane protein insertase; the encoded protein is MNSFFSWFDTNVFHPIFYSLLSFLHDFGLVIILITLLIRALLWPLNHISLDQMKKMQKLQPKIKELQEKYKSDPQRLQTEMVAFYKNNKINPFGGCLPMLIQLPILIAFYYFLLSPELKSIIEQTHSAVNFLWINDITEKDPFYILPALLMITTYIQQKITTNTADRMQRQMLLIMPLFLGFISIQFPAGILIYWNVSNIIGIIQSFIVMRKHA
- the modB gene encoding molybdate ABC transporter permease subunit; translated protein: MDYVPIVLSLEAAGMASFFLIVFGILVAKFMSEVDFYGKDVIEGFLILPLVVPPVVVGFILLVLLGKYGPIGIFLERFFNTSIIFTIYAASIASFLVAFPLMYKSARSAFEGVDENLKDAAKTLGAGNWKIFFTITLPLSLPGLVSGFILAFARALGEFGATIMVAGDIPGKTNTIPIQIFFATENGDIKGASVYVLIICIINLFLILLSNKWSKSKLLYKSDGNK
- the yidD gene encoding membrane protein insertion efficiency factor YidD yields the protein MQKYVGYFLIFLIRFYQKFISPLKGRSCIFYPTCSEYAIIAISRFGPLKGSFLATKRILRCHPFNRGGYDPVPEKTISSRGEMK
- a CDS encoding 16S rRNA (guanine(527)-N(7))-methyltransferase RsmG, which gives rise to MIKDDIFFDGQKFNLLFKKYLSNFTKYLDEISLYSEKLFLYNKRHSLVSFNSVEEFFFKHVYDSLFPTVLCPDFFSTKEFLDIGTGAGIPGLILSICFPESLWILLEPKYKRVIFLEGVILELDIKNAIVFQERLENLKEIPERVISRATFPLKKMFLTLKKQHNLTVGLWIGKTFDNSILEKFNYEVFNYTLPEGFGTRKFLLVKF
- the modA gene encoding molybdate ABC transporter substrate-binding protein, with the protein product MKRFFLALFGFLFLVLVLLFISGCSSSESKKINLTISAAASLTNSLNKIINSFEEGHPNIKISVNYGASGVLRQQIEQGAKVDLFLPVSEQDLQTLESESFIDPSNSVVFAKNVLVLIVPKGNPLNIKSLEDLKKPDVKRIAIGAIPSVPAGVYAKESLEKVGIFNDLKPKFVYGKDVVQVLEYVNTGNVDAGFVYRTDAATSKGVMIAYTVPDSIHKPILYYAGVINSTKYPTETKEFMNFLLSKQAQEIFEEYGFLPFHQK